The DNA region CGTCGGCCGCGGGAAAGAGGGGGGCAGGGGTTGCCTCCGGGCCCGGCCAGGACCGGGGCCGCGATGAGACACGGTGACAGTTCGATGATGGGTATGGTAAAACACCGGCCATCCTGTCATTGAGGTCACCGGTTTCATCATGTCTAGAGAACTCCAACTGCTACGCCACGCTAAATCCGACTGGGAAACGGACGCCCTGAGTGATTTCGACCGCCCCCTGGCCAAGCGGGGCCTCAAGGATGCCCCCGGTATCGGCGCCTGGCTGCTGGAAGAGGGCCTGGTGCCCGACCTGGTGGTCAGTTCACCAGCCCAGCGCGCCAAGGAGACCGCGCTCCTGGTGTGCGCGGCCATGGATTACCACAAAAAGCACATCCTCTGGCAGGAGGAACTCTATGCGGCCGAGGTCTCCGCCCTCCTCGACGCTCTCGCTACCTGCCGGACCAAGCCCCGCGCCGTGATGCTCATCGGCCACAATCCGGGCATGGAAGAGCTGATGCGCTATCTGCTGGGGGACGCGGTGGAGACACCCCCGGATGGCAAACTCCTGCCCACCTCGACCCTCGCCCGCCTGGAGATGCCCAAGGACTGGCGCAAGCTGGCGCCCGGCAGCGCCAAGCTGCTCGGCGTGCGCCGGCCCCGCCGGGCGGACTGATGGCCGCCCCTGCTCAAGCCCGTCGTTAGCGCCGCGTGTCCCAAAACCTCAGGGGTCTTTCCGCCCGGAAAGGCCTGGACAGGAGCCTCTACGCGGCGACCCAGCAGGCCTTGCGGCCAGACGGCGGTCGGCGTTTCGCCGAGATCGCGGCGGAATTCCTGGTGAGCGAGGCTAGCCTGATTGGGGCCAGCGCCTCTTATGACTTTCCGCAACTCGACCAGGCCGGAAAAAAGGTCCTCCTGTGCGAGGGTACCGCCTGCCGGGTATCCGGCAGGCAAGCAAGCCTCCAGGCCGCCCTGTCCGGACACTTCAGTGAGGCCGAGATAGGCCATGTCACCTGTCTCGGCCATTGTCATCGCAACGATGCCTTCCTTTACGATCAGGCCACCTGGACCCGGGAGGACCTGGCCTTACTGGACAGGCCCGGCACCCCATCTCCCGCCCCCAAACCGGTCCCCACCGGCACACTGGCCGCGCCGAGCGTCCTCCTCGCCCCCCTCCCGCCGCTCGCGGCTTATTACGCCCCGCTGCTCGCCCTGAAGGGAGCGCCCGCACCCGCCCTGAGCGAGATCAAGGCGTCCGGGCTGCGTGGACGCGGGGGCGCCGGCTTCCCCTTCCACCTCAAGGTGAAGGCCGCCCGCGAGGCCGTGAGTGACCAGAAGTATGTCGTCTGCAATGCCGACGAGGGCGACCCGGGGGCCTACTCCGACAAGTGGCTGCTGGAAGAGCGACCCCATGCGGTCCTGGCCGGCATGATGGCCATCGGCGCTATCATCGGCGCCGATACCGGCGTCCTCTACATC from Chromatiaceae bacterium includes:
- a CDS encoding histidine phosphatase family protein; translated protein: MSRELQLLRHAKSDWETDALSDFDRPLAKRGLKDAPGIGAWLLEEGLVPDLVVSSPAQRAKETALLVCAAMDYHKKHILWQEELYAAEVSALLDALATCRTKPRAVMLIGHNPGMEELMRYLLGDAVETPPDGKLLPTSTLARLEMPKDWRKLAPGSAKLLGVRRPRRAD